The Gemmatimonadaceae bacterium genome segment TGCGCGCGCGCGCCAGGAGTTGGTCGCCGAGGTGGGGCCGCAGCTCCGCACCATCGACACACGCTACCTCGATCGTGCCCGGCTCGATAACGCCACACTGCTCGCGCAGCGCATCTACCTCACCGATCTCGACTTCTTCGACGATGTCTACCGGTTCGAGGACGACGATCCCCGCCGGGCCATCGCGCAGGTGATCACCATCGCCAAGTCGCGCCCCGACGATCCATTCGGCGCGCTCCGGGACTGGGCCTCAACCCACCCCGCTCCCGCCGCCGGTTCCACTCCCGCCCCCGGCCCCACTCCCGCCCCCGCCAAACCGGCCCCGTAACAGCGCCCGGAGGTCGATTGGCGAGTCCGGCGTTGGCGGCGCCGCCGTGGGGTCGGGCTTCGCGTCGTCGCCCAGCACCACGCGCTCCATCTGCTCGCGCACCCCGCGGTCGATGAACCGCGATAACTGGTCCATCGAATAGTCCATGCTCCGCCGCGACGAGTACACGTTGAGCGGGTAGCTCACGGCCAGGTGGTTCCGCGCCCGCGTCATCGCCACGTACAACAGGCGCCGCTCTTCTTCCAATTCGTCATCGCTCTCGGCGGCGCGGGCCAGCGGAATCCACCCATCCACGGCCCAGATCACGAACACCGCGTCCCACTCCTTGCCTTTGGCCGAGTGGGCCGTGCTGAGCACCAGGGCATCGTCCTCCGCCTCGCTCGATCCCGTGGCCAGGTCCTGCGTGTTCGACGGCGGGTCGAGCGCCAGCGCCGCCAGGAACGCCGAGCGGCTGGGGTAGCCGGCGGCGATGGTCCGCAATTGGTCGAGATCCGCGAGCCGAGGATCCGGTCGATCATACCGCTCGCGCAGGATGTCGTCGTACAGGTGGCGGATGGCGTCGATCTGCGCGCCGAGTTCGCCGGCGTCGTCGCTCGCGCGGCGCAGCAATCGCAGCAGCGTGGACAGCGACTGGTGGGCGTCGCGCGCCCTCGGCGGGGGCACGAAGTGCGTGAATGCGTCGGGGTCCCACGCCCGTTCCGCCATCGATTCGATGATCGCCCGCGCCGTCACGTCGCCAATGCCCGGCATCAGCATGAAGATGCGGTACCAGCTCACCTCGTCGCGCGGGTTGTCCAGCACGCGCAGAAAGGCCAGCACGTCCTTCACGTGCGCCGCTTCGAGAAACTTGAGTCCGCCCCACTTCTCGAACGGGATCTTGCGGTTGGTGAGTTCGATTTCCAGATCGGCGCTCATGTAGCCGGCGCGGAACAGCACCGCGATCTCGCGCAGGGGCGTGCCCATCTCGTGCAGCTCGAGTACGCGATCCACCACGAACCGCGTCTGCTGCTGCTCGTCGCGCGCCGTCACCAGCCACGGCTTCTCCCCGCCCGCCCGCGACGTCCACAGGTTCTTGGTGAACCGCTCCTCGGCCCGCGAGATGAGCGTGTTGGTGGCGTCGAGAATGGGCTGTGTGGACCGGTAGTTCTGCTCCAGCGTGACCAGCCGCGTGCCCGGATACTGCCCGGGGAATTCGAGAATATTGCGAAAGTTGGCGCCGCGAAACGAATAGATGCTCTGCGCGTCGTCGCCCACCACGCTCAGGTTCTGGTGGCCGCGGCACATGCCGCGCAGGATGCGCGCCTGCAGCAGGTTCGTGTCCTGGTACTCGTCCACCAGAATGTGGTCGTACTGCCCGGCGATGCGCGCGGCCAGGGCCTCGGACTGCTCGAGCAGCAGCGCCCAGAAGAGCAGCAGGTCGTCGTAGTCCACCAGGTTCCGGTCGGTCTTGCGGCTGGTATAGTCGGCGAAGATGCGCGTGATGTCGCCGGTGTAGTCCACGAACCGCGGGAAATCCTGATAGAGAATCTCTTCTATGGCCTGCTCGGTGTTGATGTGGCGGGAGTAGACGTGGTGCAGCGTCTCCTTCTTGGGAAAGCGCTTGTTCTTCTGGGCGTACCCCAGGTGGGCGCGGGAGAGCTGGATCAGGTCCTCTGCGTCCCCCTGGTCCATGATCGTGAAGTCCGACGGCAGCCCGCCGGCCGCGCCGAACTGGCGGAGCAGGCGGTGGCCGGTGCTGTGAAAGGTGCCGCCCTGCACGCGGGCCGTGGCCGAGCCCACCAGCCGCTCGGCGCGGGACAGCATCTCGTGGGCGGCGCGGCGGGTGAAGGTGAGCAGCAGAATCCGCTCGGCGCCCACGCCGCTGTCTATGAGGTGCGCCACCCGGTACACCAGGGTTCGTGTCTTGCCGGTGCCCGCACCGGCGATGATGAGCAGCGGGCCGCTGCCGTGCGAGGCGGCCGCCCACTGCTCGGCGTTCAACTCGGCGCGCAGGTCGCGGGTGGAGGGGGCGACCTCTCGCGGGCGGGGCGGGTAGATGCGCGTCACGACGCCGGCGCTACTTGGAAGCGTTGCGGAAGCGGTTGATCATCCACTGCTGGATATCGAAACTGCTATACCGCTCTTCTTGCCAGGGGTCGCCGCGCATGTGGTAGCCGTTGCGCTCCCAGAATCCGGGCTCGTCGTGGGGCAGGAACTCCAATCCCCGCACCCACTTGGCGCTCTTCCAGAAGTACAGGTGGGGCACCACCAGGCGCAGGGGCCAGCCGTGGTCGGGCGACAGGGGGCGGCCGTCGTGGTAGGCGGCCAGCAGATTGCCCGGCCGGTCCAGGTCGCTCAGGGGAAGATTGGTCGTGAATCCTTGCTCGGCGTGGATCAGGACGTACGCCGCGGTGGGCTTGGGCTTCACCTGTTGGAGCAGGGCTTGCACCGGCACGCCCGTGAACCGGTTGTCGAGGCGGCTCCAGCGGGTCACGCAGTGGATGTCGCAGAGGGTGTCTTCCTGCGGCATGGCCATGAGTTCGTCGAACGTCCACGCGTGCGGCTCGTCCACCAGGCCCGAGATTTCGAACCGCCAGGTGGCGAGATCCACGTGGGGGACGTTGCCGTAGTGGAGGACCGGCCATTTTTCCGTGCGCGTCTGCCCCGGGGGAATGCGGGCCTTGTCGCGGGTGCGGACGTCGTGCGACGGGAGTGCCATGGCGCGTCTGGTCGGAGCGGGAGCAGGGGGCCGGGCGTGGGCGGCGGCGGGGATCGGAGTTCTACCCTCAATAGGTAGAATCTAAAGGTCGGTGCAATCGGGCC includes the following:
- a CDS encoding ATP-dependent helicase; protein product: MTRIYPPRPREVAPSTRDLRAELNAEQWAAASHGSGPLLIIAGAGTGKTRTLVYRVAHLIDSGVGAERILLLTFTRRAAHEMLSRAERLVGSATARVQGGTFHSTGHRLLRQFGAAGGLPSDFTIMDQGDAEDLIQLSRAHLGYAQKNKRFPKKETLHHVYSRHINTEQAIEEILYQDFPRFVDYTGDITRIFADYTSRKTDRNLVDYDDLLLFWALLLEQSEALAARIAGQYDHILVDEYQDTNLLQARILRGMCRGHQNLSVVGDDAQSIYSFRGANFRNILEFPGQYPGTRLVTLEQNYRSTQPILDATNTLISRAEERFTKNLWTSRAGGEKPWLVTARDEQQQTRFVVDRVLELHEMGTPLREIAVLFRAGYMSADLEIELTNRKIPFEKWGGLKFLEAAHVKDVLAFLRVLDNPRDEVSWYRIFMLMPGIGDVTARAIIESMAERAWDPDAFTHFVPPPRARDAHQSLSTLLRLLRRASDDAGELGAQIDAIRHLYDDILRERYDRPDPRLADLDQLRTIAAGYPSRSAFLAALALDPPSNTQDLATGSSEAEDDALVLSTAHSAKGKEWDAVFVIWAVDGWIPLARAAESDDELEEERRLLYVAMTRARNHLAVSYPLNVYSSRRSMDYSMDQLSRFIDRGVREQMERVVLGDDAKPDPTAAPPTPDSPIDLRALLRGRFGGGGSGAGGGSGTGGGSGVG
- a CDS encoding sulfite oxidase-like oxidoreductase, which codes for MALPSHDVRTRDKARIPPGQTRTEKWPVLHYGNVPHVDLATWRFEISGLVDEPHAWTFDELMAMPQEDTLCDIHCVTRWSRLDNRFTGVPVQALLQQVKPKPTAAYVLIHAEQGFTTNLPLSDLDRPGNLLAAYHDGRPLSPDHGWPLRLVVPHLYFWKSAKWVRGLEFLPHDEPGFWERNGYHMRGDPWQEERYSSFDIQQWMINRFRNASK